One part of the Homo sapiens chromosome 19, GRCh38.p14 Primary Assembly genome encodes these proteins:
- the ASPDH gene encoding aspartate dehydrogenase domain-containing protein isoform X2 translates to MGTMGTLRPQQESEGRDGGRPPTSVRCLAPAPFLALSTPRHLISPTPGAPGSGSQFLPYQQRQPLGATSGSWPLSVCPRLSPLSSRQLGALATQCPPPPPHAPVHALFLSSLLPAPILVAMETLQRVPGGGWGQGACAAAACAISDARHPQGTEAGAHVGGTWPLQASKASPGLTRAGEREGRTWERERHTGGSWWHDGGQSERRPDLVVEVAHPKIIHESGAQILRHANLLSLRVTMATHPDGFRLEGPLAAAHSPGPCTVLYEGPVRGLCPFAPRNSNTMAAAALAAPSLGFDGVIGVLVADTSLTDMHVVDVELSGPRGPTGRSFAVHTRRENPAEPGAVTGSATVTAFWQSLLACCQLPSRPGIHLC, encoded by the exons ATGGGCACTATGGGGACACTCAGGCCCCAGCAGGAGTCAGAAGGTAGAGATGGCGGGAGGCCCCCCACTTCCGTGAGGTGCCTGGCCCCTGCCCCCTTCCTGGCTCTGTCTACACCCAGGCATCTCATCTCTCCCACACCGGGGGCTCCTGGCTCTGGAAGCCAATTCCTCCCTTATCAGCAGCGGCAGCCTTTGGGTGCCACGTCGGGGTCTTGGCCCCTCTCTGTCTGCCCGCGtctgtctcctctctcctcccgTCAACTTGGGGCTCTCGCCACCCAGTGcccgccccccccaccccatgCTCCCGTTCacgctctctttctctccagccTCCTTCCAGCGCCAATCCTGGTTGCCATGGAAACACTGCAGCGGGTACCAGGTggtggctgggggcagggagcCTGCGCTGCCGCAGCCTGCGCCATTTCCGATGCCAGGCACCCTCAAGGCACAGAGGCTGGGGCTCATGTTGGGGGCACTTGGCCTCTCCAGGCCTCGAAGGCTTCTCCTGGGCTGACGCGAGCTGGGGAACGGGAGGGACGGACGTGGGAGCGAGAACGTCACACTGGAGGCAGCTGGTGGCACgatgggggacagagtgaaag GCGCCCTGATCTGGTTGTGGAAGTGGCCCATCCCAAAATAATCCATGAATCTGGGGCACAAATCCTGCGCCATGCCAATCTCCTG AGCCTTCGTGTCACCATGGCCACACACCCCGATGGCTTCCGGCTTGAGGGACCCCTGGCTGCAGCCCACAGCCCTGGGCCTTGCACTGTGCTCTACGAAGGCCCTGTCCGTGGGCTCTGCCCCTTTGCCCCGCGAAATTCCAACACCATGGCGGCGGCTGCCCTGGCTGCCCCCAGCCTGGGCTTCGATGGGGTGATTGGGGTGCTCGTGGCTGATACCAG CCTCACGGACATGCACGTGGTGGATGTAGAGCTGAGCGGACCCCGGGGCCCCACGGGCCGAAGCTTTGCTGTGCACACCCGCAGAGAGAACCCTGCCGAGCCAGGCGCGGTCACCGGCTCCGCCACCGTCACGGCCTTCTGGCAGAGCCTCCTGG CCTGCTGCCAGCTCCCCTCCAGGCCGGGGATCCATCTCTGCTGA
- the ASPDH gene encoding aspartate dehydrogenase domain-containing protein isoform X4, translated as MGDRVKGSKSRRPDLVVEVAHPKIIHESGAQILRHANLLVGSPSALSDQTTERQLLEASQHWDHAVFVARGALWGAEDIRRLDAAGGLRSLRVTMATHPDGFRLEGPLAAAHSPGPCTVLYEGPVRGLCPFAPRNSNTMAAAALAAPSLGFDGVIGVLVADTSLTDMHVVDVELSGPRGPTGRSFAVHTRRENPAEPGAVTGSATVTAFWQSLLACCQLPSRPGIHLC; from the exons atgggggacagagtgaaaggTAGCAAGTCAAG GCGCCCTGATCTGGTTGTGGAAGTGGCCCATCCCAAAATAATCCATGAATCTGGGGCACAAATCCTGCGCCATGCCAATCTCCTG GTGGGGTCCCCCTCAGCTCTAAGTGACCAGACCACAGAGCGGCAGCTCTTGGAGGCCTCACAGCACTGGGACCACGCCGTGTTTGTGGCCCGAGGGGCCCTGTGGGGCGCTGAGGACATCAGGAGATTGGATGCAGCTGGGGGCCTCCGG AGCCTTCGTGTCACCATGGCCACACACCCCGATGGCTTCCGGCTTGAGGGACCCCTGGCTGCAGCCCACAGCCCTGGGCCTTGCACTGTGCTCTACGAAGGCCCTGTCCGTGGGCTCTGCCCCTTTGCCCCGCGAAATTCCAACACCATGGCGGCGGCTGCCCTGGCTGCCCCCAGCCTGGGCTTCGATGGGGTGATTGGGGTGCTCGTGGCTGATACCAG CCTCACGGACATGCACGTGGTGGATGTAGAGCTGAGCGGACCCCGGGGCCCCACGGGCCGAAGCTTTGCTGTGCACACCCGCAGAGAGAACCCTGCCGAGCCAGGCGCGGTCACCGGCTCCGCCACCGTCACGGCCTTCTGGCAGAGCCTCCTGG CCTGCTGCCAGCTCCCCTCCAGGCCGGGGATCCATCTCTGCTGA
- the ASPDH gene encoding aspartate dehydrogenase domain-containing protein isoform 2 (isoform 2 is encoded by transcript variant 2), whose amino-acid sequence MGDRVKGSKSRRPDLVVEVAHPKIIHESGAQILRHANLLSLRVTMATHPDGFRLEGPLAAAHSPGPCTVLYEGPVRGLCPFAPRNSNTMAAAALAAPSLGFDGVIGVLVADTSLTDMHVVDVELSGPRGPTGRSFAVHTRRENPAEPGAVTGSATVTAFWQSLLACCQLPSRPGIHLC is encoded by the exons atgggggacagagtgaaaggTAGCAAGTCAAG GCGCCCTGATCTGGTTGTGGAAGTGGCCCATCCCAAAATAATCCATGAATCTGGGGCACAAATCCTGCGCCATGCCAATCTCCTG AGCCTTCGTGTCACCATGGCCACACACCCCGATGGCTTCCGGCTTGAGGGACCCCTGGCTGCAGCCCACAGCCCTGGGCCTTGCACTGTGCTCTACGAAGGCCCTGTCCGTGGGCTCTGCCCCTTTGCCCCGCGAAATTCCAACACCATGGCGGCGGCTGCCCTGGCTGCCCCCAGCCTGGGCTTCGATGGGGTGATTGGGGTGCTCGTGGCTGATACCAG CCTCACGGACATGCACGTGGTGGATGTAGAGCTGAGCGGACCCCGGGGCCCCACGGGCCGAAGCTTTGCTGTGCACACCCGCAGAGAGAACCCTGCCGAGCCAGGCGCGGTCACCGGCTCCGCCACCGTCACGGCCTTCTGGCAGAGCCTCCTGG CCTGCTGCCAGCTCCCCTCCAGGCCGGGGATCCATCTCTGCTGA
- the JOSD2 gene encoding josephin-2 isoform 2 (isoform 2 is encoded by transcript variant 3), with protein sequence MSQAPGAQPSPPTVYHERQRLELCAVHALNNVLQQQLFSQEAADEICKRPLSQLALPQVLGLILNLPSPVSLGLLSLPLRRRHWVALRQVDGVYYNLDSKLRAPEALGDEDGVRAFLAAALAQGLCEVLLVVTKEVEEKGSWLRTD encoded by the exons ATGTCCCAGGCCCCGGGAGCACAGCCGAGCCCACCCACCGTGTACCACGAACGGCAGCGCCTGGAGCTGTGTGCTGTCCACGCCCTCAACAACGTTCTGCAGCAGCAGCTCTTTAGCCAGGAGGCTGCCGATGAGATCTGCAAGAG GCCCCTGTCCCAGCTGGCCCTGCCCCAGGTACTGGGGCTGATCCTGAACCTGCCCTCGCCCGTGTCGCTGGGGCTGCTGTCACTGCCGCTGCGCCGGCGGCACTGGGTGGCCCTGCGCCAGGTGGACGGTGTCTACTACAACCTGGACTCCAAGCTGCGGGCGCCCGAGGCCCTGGGGGATGAGGACGGAGTCAG GGCCTTCCTGGCGGCTGCGCTGGCCCAGGGCCTGTGCGAGGTGCTGCTGGTAGTgaccaaggaggtggaggagaaggGCAGCTGGCTGCGGACAGACTGA
- the LRRC4B gene encoding leucine-rich repeat-containing protein 4B isoform X2: MCNLKDIPNLTALVRLEELELSGNRLDLIRPGSFQGLTSLRKLWLMHAQVATIERNAFDDLKSLEELNLSHNNLMSLPHDLFTPLHRLERVHLNHNPWHCNCDVLWLSWWLKETVPSNTTCCARCHAPAGLKGRYIGELDQSHFTCYAPVIVEPPTDLNVTEGMAAELKCRTGTSMTSVNWLTPNGTLMTHGSYRVRISVLHDGTLNFTNVTVQDTGQYTCMVTNSAGNTTASATLNVSAVDPVAAGGTGSGGGGPGGSGGVGGGSGGYTYFTTVTVETLETQPGEEALQPRGTEKEPPGPTTDGVWGGGRPGDAAGPASSSTTAPAPRSSRPTEKAFTVPITDVTENALKDLDDVMKTTKIIIGCFVAITFMAAVMLVAFYKLRKQHQLHKHHGPTRTVEIINVEDELPAASAVSVAAAAAVASGGGVGGDSHLALPALERDHLNHHHYVAAAFKAHYSSNPSGGGCGGKGPPGLNSIHEPLLFKSGSKENVQETQI; this comes from the coding sequence ATGTGCAACCTCAAGGACATCCCCAACCTGACGGCCCTGGTGCGCCTGGAGGAGCTGGAGCTGTCGGGCAACCGGCTGGACCTGATCCGCCCGGGCTCCTTCCAGGGTCTCACCAGCCTGCGCAAGCTGTGGCTCATGCACGCCCAGGTAGCCACCATCGAGCGCAACGCCTTCGACGACCTCAAGTCGCTGGAGGAGCTCAACCTGTCCCACAACAACCTGATGTCGCTGCCCCACGACCTCTTCACGCCCCTGCACCGCCTCGAGCGCGTGCACCTCAACCACAACCCCTGGCATTGCAACTGCGACGTGCTCTGGCTGAGCTGGTGGCTCAAGGAGACGGTGCCCAGCAACACGACGTGCTGCGCCCGCTGTCATGCGCCCGCCGGCCTCAAGGGGCGCTACATTGGGGAGCTGGACCAGTCGCATTTCACCTGCTATGCGCCCGTCATCGTGGAGCCGCCCACGGACCTCAACGTCACCGAGGGCATGGCTGCCGAGCTCAAATGCCGCACGGGCACCTCCATGACCTCCGTCAACTGGCTGACGCCCAACGGCACCCTCATGACCCACGGCTCCTACCGCGTGCGCATCTCCGTCCTGCATGACGGCACGCTTAACTTCACCAACGTCACCGTGCAGGACACGGGCCAGTACACGTGCATGGTGACGAACTCAGCCGGCAACACCACCGCCTCGGCCACGCTCAACGTCTCGGCCGTGGACCCCGTGGCGGCCGGGGGCACCGGCAGCGGCGGGGGCGGCCCTGGGGGCAGTGGTGGTGTTGGAGGGGGCAGTGGCGGCTACACCTACTTCACCACGGTGACCGTGGAGACCCTGGAGACGCAGCCCGGAGAGGAGGCCCTGCAGCCGCGGGGGACGGAGAAGGAACCGCCAGGGCCCACGACAGACGGTGTCTGGGGTGGGGGCCGGCCTGGGGACGCGGCCGGCCCTGCCTCGTCTTCTACCACGGCACCCGCCCCGCGCTCCTCGCGGCCCACGGAGAAGGCGTTCACGGTGCCCATCACGGATGTGACGGAGAACGCCCTCAAGGACCTGGACGACGTCATGAAGACCACCAAAATCATCATCGGCTGCTTCGTGGCCATCACGTTCATGGCCGCGGTGATGCTCGTGGCCTTCTACAAGCTGCGCAAGCAGCACCAGCTCCACAAGCACCACGGGCCCACGCGCACCGTGGAGATCATCAACGTGGAGGACGAGCTGCCCGCCGCCTCGGCCGTGTCCGTGGCCGCCGCGGCCGCCGTGGCCAGTGGGGGTGGTGTGGGCGGGGACAGCCACCTGGCCCTGCCCGCCCTGGAGCGAGACCACCTCAACCACCACCACTACGTGGCTGCCGCCTTCAAGGCGCACTACAGCAGCAACCCCAGCGGCGGGGGCTGCGGGGGCAAAGGCCCGCCTGGCCTCAACTCCATCCACGAACCTCTGCTCTTCAAGAGCGGCTCCAAGGAGAACGTGCAAGAGACGCAGATCTGA
- the JOSD2 gene encoding josephin-2 isoform 1 (isoform 1 is encoded by transcript variant 1), translating into MSQAPGAQPSPPTVYHERQRLELCAVHALNNVLQQQLFSQEAADEICKRLAPDSRLNPHRSLLGTGNYDVNVIMAALQGLGLAAVWWDRRRPLSQLALPQVLGLILNLPSPVSLGLLSLPLRRRHWVALRQVDGVYYNLDSKLRAPEALGDEDGVRAFLAAALAQGLCEVLLVVTKEVEEKGSWLRTD; encoded by the exons ATGTCCCAGGCCCCGGGAGCACAGCCGAGCCCACCCACCGTGTACCACGAACGGCAGCGCCTGGAGCTGTGTGCTGTCCACGCCCTCAACAACGTTCTGCAGCAGCAGCTCTTTAGCCAGGAGGCTGCCGATGAGATCTGCAAGAG GTTGGCCCCAGACTCCCGGCTGAACCCTCATCGCAGCCTCCTGGGCACCGGCAACTATGATGTCAATGTGATCATGGCCGCTctgcaggggctgggcctggccgCCGTGTGGTGGGACAGGAGGAG GCCCCTGTCCCAGCTGGCCCTGCCCCAGGTACTGGGGCTGATCCTGAACCTGCCCTCGCCCGTGTCGCTGGGGCTGCTGTCACTGCCGCTGCGCCGGCGGCACTGGGTGGCCCTGCGCCAGGTGGACGGTGTCTACTACAACCTGGACTCCAAGCTGCGGGCGCCCGAGGCCCTGGGGGATGAGGACGGAGTCAG GGCCTTCCTGGCGGCTGCGCTGGCCCAGGGCCTGTGCGAGGTGCTGCTGGTAGTgaccaaggaggtggaggagaaggGCAGCTGGCTGCGGACAGACTGA
- the ASPDH gene encoding aspartate dehydrogenase domain-containing protein isoform X3, with translation MADRGPWRVGVVGYGRLGQSLVSRLLAQGPELGLELVFVWNRDPGRMAGSVPPSLQLQNLAALGERRPDLVVEVAHPKIIHESGAQILRHANLLSLRVTMATHPDGFRLEGPLAAAHSPGPCTVLYEGPVRGLCPFAPRNSNTMAAAALAAPSLGFDGVIGVLVADTSLTDMHVVDVELSGPRGPTGRSFAVHTRRENPAEPGAVTGSATVTAFWQSLLACCQLPSRPGIHLC, from the exons ATGGCCGACAGGGGCCCGTGGAGGGTGGGCGTGGTGGGCTATGGCCGCCTCG gACAGTCCCTCGTCTCCCGCCTCTTGGCTCAGGGACCAGAACTTGGCCTAGAACTTGTTTTTGTCTGGAATCGTGACCCAGGACGAATGGCAGGGAGCGTGCCCCCTTCCCTGCAGCTCCAGAACCTTGCTGCCCTTGGGGAAAG GCGCCCTGATCTGGTTGTGGAAGTGGCCCATCCCAAAATAATCCATGAATCTGGGGCACAAATCCTGCGCCATGCCAATCTCCTG AGCCTTCGTGTCACCATGGCCACACACCCCGATGGCTTCCGGCTTGAGGGACCCCTGGCTGCAGCCCACAGCCCTGGGCCTTGCACTGTGCTCTACGAAGGCCCTGTCCGTGGGCTCTGCCCCTTTGCCCCGCGAAATTCCAACACCATGGCGGCGGCTGCCCTGGCTGCCCCCAGCCTGGGCTTCGATGGGGTGATTGGGGTGCTCGTGGCTGATACCAG CCTCACGGACATGCACGTGGTGGATGTAGAGCTGAGCGGACCCCGGGGCCCCACGGGCCGAAGCTTTGCTGTGCACACCCGCAGAGAGAACCCTGCCGAGCCAGGCGCGGTCACCGGCTCCGCCACCGTCACGGCCTTCTGGCAGAGCCTCCTGG CCTGCTGCCAGCTCCCCTCCAGGCCGGGGATCCATCTCTGCTGA
- the ASPDH gene encoding aspartate dehydrogenase domain-containing protein isoform X1: protein MGTMGTLRPQQESEGRDGGRPPTSVRCLAPAPFLALSTPRHLISPTPGAPGSGSQFLPYQQRQPLGATSGSWPLSVCPRLSPLSSRQLGALATQCPPPPPHAPVHALFLSSLLPAPILVAMETLQRVPGGGWGQGACAAAACAISDARHPQGTEAGAHVGGTWPLQASKASPGLTRAGEREGRTWERERHTGGSWWHDGGQSERRPDLVVEVAHPKIIHESGAQILRHANLLVGSPSALSDQTTERQLLEASQHWDHAVFVARGALWGAEDIRRLDAAGGLRSLRVTMATHPDGFRLEGPLAAAHSPGPCTVLYEGPVRGLCPFAPRNSNTMAAAALAAPSLGFDGVIGVLVADTSLTDMHVVDVELSGPRGPTGRSFAVHTRRENPAEPGAVTGSATVTAFWQSLLACCQLPSRPGIHLC, encoded by the exons ATGGGCACTATGGGGACACTCAGGCCCCAGCAGGAGTCAGAAGGTAGAGATGGCGGGAGGCCCCCCACTTCCGTGAGGTGCCTGGCCCCTGCCCCCTTCCTGGCTCTGTCTACACCCAGGCATCTCATCTCTCCCACACCGGGGGCTCCTGGCTCTGGAAGCCAATTCCTCCCTTATCAGCAGCGGCAGCCTTTGGGTGCCACGTCGGGGTCTTGGCCCCTCTCTGTCTGCCCGCGtctgtctcctctctcctcccgTCAACTTGGGGCTCTCGCCACCCAGTGcccgccccccccaccccatgCTCCCGTTCacgctctctttctctccagccTCCTTCCAGCGCCAATCCTGGTTGCCATGGAAACACTGCAGCGGGTACCAGGTggtggctgggggcagggagcCTGCGCTGCCGCAGCCTGCGCCATTTCCGATGCCAGGCACCCTCAAGGCACAGAGGCTGGGGCTCATGTTGGGGGCACTTGGCCTCTCCAGGCCTCGAAGGCTTCTCCTGGGCTGACGCGAGCTGGGGAACGGGAGGGACGGACGTGGGAGCGAGAACGTCACACTGGAGGCAGCTGGTGGCACgatgggggacagagtgaaag GCGCCCTGATCTGGTTGTGGAAGTGGCCCATCCCAAAATAATCCATGAATCTGGGGCACAAATCCTGCGCCATGCCAATCTCCTG GTGGGGTCCCCCTCAGCTCTAAGTGACCAGACCACAGAGCGGCAGCTCTTGGAGGCCTCACAGCACTGGGACCACGCCGTGTTTGTGGCCCGAGGGGCCCTGTGGGGCGCTGAGGACATCAGGAGATTGGATGCAGCTGGGGGCCTCCGG AGCCTTCGTGTCACCATGGCCACACACCCCGATGGCTTCCGGCTTGAGGGACCCCTGGCTGCAGCCCACAGCCCTGGGCCTTGCACTGTGCTCTACGAAGGCCCTGTCCGTGGGCTCTGCCCCTTTGCCCCGCGAAATTCCAACACCATGGCGGCGGCTGCCCTGGCTGCCCCCAGCCTGGGCTTCGATGGGGTGATTGGGGTGCTCGTGGCTGATACCAG CCTCACGGACATGCACGTGGTGGATGTAGAGCTGAGCGGACCCCGGGGCCCCACGGGCCGAAGCTTTGCTGTGCACACCCGCAGAGAGAACCCTGCCGAGCCAGGCGCGGTCACCGGCTCCGCCACCGTCACGGCCTTCTGGCAGAGCCTCCTGG CCTGCTGCCAGCTCCCCTCCAGGCCGGGGATCCATCTCTGCTGA
- the ASPDH gene encoding aspartate dehydrogenase domain-containing protein isoform 1 (isoform 1 is encoded by transcript variant 1) yields MADRGPWRVGVVGYGRLGQSLVSRLLAQGPELGLELVFVWNRDPGRMAGSVPPSLQLQNLAALGERRPDLVVEVAHPKIIHESGAQILRHANLLVGSPSALSDQTTERQLLEASQHWDHAVFVARGALWGAEDIRRLDAAGGLRSLRVTMATHPDGFRLEGPLAAAHSPGPCTVLYEGPVRGLCPFAPRNSNTMAAAALAAPSLGFDGVIGVLVADTSLTDMHVVDVELSGPRGPTGRSFAVHTRRENPAEPGAVTGSATVTAFWQSLLACCQLPSRPGIHLC; encoded by the exons ATGGCCGACAGGGGCCCGTGGAGGGTGGGCGTGGTGGGCTATGGCCGCCTCG gACAGTCCCTCGTCTCCCGCCTCTTGGCTCAGGGACCAGAACTTGGCCTAGAACTTGTTTTTGTCTGGAATCGTGACCCAGGACGAATGGCAGGGAGCGTGCCCCCTTCCCTGCAGCTCCAGAACCTTGCTGCCCTTGGGGAAAG GCGCCCTGATCTGGTTGTGGAAGTGGCCCATCCCAAAATAATCCATGAATCTGGGGCACAAATCCTGCGCCATGCCAATCTCCTG GTGGGGTCCCCCTCAGCTCTAAGTGACCAGACCACAGAGCGGCAGCTCTTGGAGGCCTCACAGCACTGGGACCACGCCGTGTTTGTGGCCCGAGGGGCCCTGTGGGGCGCTGAGGACATCAGGAGATTGGATGCAGCTGGGGGCCTCCGG AGCCTTCGTGTCACCATGGCCACACACCCCGATGGCTTCCGGCTTGAGGGACCCCTGGCTGCAGCCCACAGCCCTGGGCCTTGCACTGTGCTCTACGAAGGCCCTGTCCGTGGGCTCTGCCCCTTTGCCCCGCGAAATTCCAACACCATGGCGGCGGCTGCCCTGGCTGCCCCCAGCCTGGGCTTCGATGGGGTGATTGGGGTGCTCGTGGCTGATACCAG CCTCACGGACATGCACGTGGTGGATGTAGAGCTGAGCGGACCCCGGGGCCCCACGGGCCGAAGCTTTGCTGTGCACACCCGCAGAGAGAACCCTGCCGAGCCAGGCGCGGTCACCGGCTCCGCCACCGTCACGGCCTTCTGGCAGAGCCTCCTGG CCTGCTGCCAGCTCCCCTCCAGGCCGGGGATCCATCTCTGCTGA